AAGAATGAATAAATTCTGAGGTACCTTTATATACGTCCTTATAATTTCAGTTCACAATCAAGCTCTATGGATTGTTCTTGCTCAACTTTTACAGGTTGGTTTCTCAGATATTATTTGGTTTTGTGTACAAAGTTTCAGAGTAATGTTTTCAGGTGCAGACGTTGTAACTGGGATAAGCTCGGATTTGTTGCATTCTCCACTTTCGGAAAGAAAATTCAGCaggtcaatttttttttggattgcgCCAACGCCAAGAGTTTAACAGCAGAAGGGTTTTGGACATGTCCGAACTTTTATGAGACTCAGTTAATCTCGGATTTGTTGCATTCTCCACTTTCGGACTTGAGCCCTTAAATCAGGTATGTGGCTATAAACTCGAATGTCGATCATTTTGCTAGTGAATTCGATCATCACGGGTGTAGAACAAACATAAAAGCATCTAGCGCTTGACCTGAAAAAGGTCATAGTATTATAAGATTGTTTTACAAAGATCAACATAAAACCAAGTACCGTAAAATCTTCAAAAATTCTTTTGTTTTGGCAAACAAATATGTGTGGTACTCCAGTGGGACTCGTAACATTAACATCAAGAGTCTTGCGGCATTCACTTCAAACAATGAATACTTGAGAGCTATGAAATATTGTAAAATGGTAACACAGTAACCAAACATCCATATGCTCACTTTTACTGCAGTAATTGACCTCATACCGACAAACACTGCTAAGTATCTTTTTCAAAAttaatgtcttttttttttactgcTACTATGCAGCTATGCCCTTGTTTAAAATTTAACAGATCTCAATGCATTTCTTTCGACTGCAGCGTATCTGTTCACACAAAAGCTTCAATGGTTCAATGATTTCTGACGCACACCTGATAACTGGGTTATGCTGAATTTTACTACAAATCATGGCAAATGAAATATTTCAGGTCAAGGTTTTTAGGATAGATGATGCCTGGAAATGCAGTCTTTTGTAAATTTTCCTACGTTGCTCAATTATGTAATAGACCAGGTGGCAGCATTTTGTAAAGCACAAGGCGCGCTTTACTTAAAGAGTATCAATTTCACTTGTCCTTATATTTTCGGTACACATTCAAGTTCCATGGATTGTTAAAGAGTATCCATTTCACTTGTCCTTCCCCGTTTCCTTACTGGTCCATGACATTTTCCGCTGCCTAGCTAGAAGGGTTCAGGCTTCCTACAGCTGGGACAACAGTGCCAGGTTACTGAAGCATTTTCGAAATACGACTCTTCTACAGTTGGGACAACAGTCCTTGGACCAAATCTAAAGGTTGAGAGGGAAATGAATATAAATCTTAATATTTATATGTACAATGACTTGTGCaggtaattttatttattttagtccaataaaatgataatttaagCAAGAAGATAATTTTATATTCCTACCCAAATGAAaggattattatttcattttttttttctttttttgatatttctatttacttttaattttagCAAGAGGCATATGTATAATTCTACGACGGATCTCTGTATCTTAAGGTTTTTCAAGATTGAAGGTAGAGCGGACAAAGCTCCGAAGATAATAGAGGTAAATTGGCATCCTCCGTTATATGGCTGGATTAAGATTAATGCAGATGGATGTTCTTTAGGCAACCCTGGACAATCTGGATGTGGAGTCGTATTTCGTAATCACAACAGCTTGGTTGTTGGATGTTTGGCACAGTCAATTGGCATAGATAACTCAGTGTCTGTTGAGTTTTGGGGTGCTATATTCGCTTTTAGAATAGCACGGACGAGAGGGATGACTCGTATTTGTTTTGAATGTGATTCGATGCACGTTATTAGGGCGTTATCAGATCCTCTCTAGTTCCGTGGAGGCTTGCCGTTCATTGGGAAAATTGTTTGAGATTTTTATCATCGATACAATTcagatattttcatatttatagagAAGGTAACACAACGGCTGATTTTTTGGCTAAACGCGGAGCTACTACAGGGTCTCAATGGTGGAATGAGCCACCATATTTTATCCGAGCAGCTTTGGGTAGTGACAGATAGAGTCTGTTTTCTTATCGATTCAAATAATTTGTAACatgttatttttgttctttttcactttctcttcttctttgagGTTTGGCCTAGCCccctctttcttttttctttgtcatTTATTAATAAATTTTGCATTAAAAAAAAGAAGCAAGAGGGTAATTTAATTCTATAAGGACACACTTAATTTTGGATATTACTTGTAATAAAATGTTTTTATCTTTTAAAATAAGTAAAATAATCAGAACATTTCCACACATGACACAAATTCAATTTTAGTATTAATCACATTTTGTAGTATAAATTAAGAGCATGACTTGATAATTAAACTATTCCAATCACAATCAGAAAACATTGTTAGCATCACAAATCCCTATCACGCTCACAGCTGCTGACATCGCTAACAAAGAGATTCAGTTAACTCCCGTAAGAGGAGCTTTTTTGATTGGTCGCCTTGTGGAAGAAGGCATCAATGTACCCGCAGGCTTTAACAGAATCGACCTTCAGTTCCTCCATAACGGTGGTAATGGCTACAAGTAGGTCCGTTTTTCCGTTTTTGCCTCTACGAAAGCTTAGGAGTTGTAATTTTTTTTCAGATGCAGAAGTTGTTACTGGTTTATATTGAATTTTACTACAATATTCCTGGCATATGAAATATTTTAGTAGgtccgttttttttttgaatgagcAAGTTTATCAAACAAAGATATATTTATAATATTATATAATTGTCTTCCAAACGTACACAAACAACTTAAATTGTTAATCAAAAGTATTACAAAGTACCTTTCGATCTTCAATAATTCCTTCGTTTCGGATTACAAACATCTGTACTCCAATGGAACTTCCGACATTAGCACCACTTCAAAATGAGTGCTTCAAAGCGAAAGAATGCGGAGAAAAAACCAAAATGCAACCCATGACCACCCTCTGTATCACCCTAGAGCAAAATAAAGATGTTTATCATGGAAACCTGGCAAAAAATGCTTCAAAATAAAGATGTTCAATCCATGGTCACCCTCTACGCACCCTAAAGATGGCGCTTGACCCGAGAAAAGATGTCGTACAAGGGTCTTACGTCATTATCCCACCATGAATATACATAGTTAAACATCCGCACAGTGACGGAATCAGCATTTCGAAATGGCGggctaatttttttattttttgccgCACCATAGGAAACGATACTTCACATTGAAAGAACTAATGAAACAGGCCATATTGCTTAAGCAAatcaacaatatatacaaaaattgtgCTCAATAAACTCCGCTTCTGACGAACAATATGTACATAAACTGTTAGGAACATTTACTCCTCGAGCTTGTACGACTCATCAAATAACTTTTCTTGTACCCATGATATAAGGACTTGCATCCAAATTGATTGCCGACTTCCCATTTTACCAACTGATTTTACCACATAGGAAGCACCAGTAAAACCATTTTTACGAGAATCACATAAATCCTATGCATAAAACCCAAACTGCTCATCTGGTTACGAAACAAACAATTTAAGTCAGAGAAGAACAAGGAACATCATCCTTAATTTAACTTTCTTTATCCTCTAATCTGATTTCAATGCACCTGGATGTTACCCTTGTTTTACACCTGAACTAACAAATACATAAGAGAAATACTTTGAAGCATTTCAGCGAACACTAATTAACCAACTCTAATACTGTGCGATATGGACTAACTCTCCTccccctcctcctcctccttgtgAGCTTGGTGGACTAaacttacaattttttttttgaacaaagggTAAATTACTATCTTAACGAAGTTTTGTGAGAAAAAGGGGGGCTACAGCCAGGTTTAGTCAACCTGTGCTTCCGCCCCTGCATCCACACCAAAGGACAGCTAAACATACAAAATAGATTTTTCGTGCAACATCTAGATTAAAAAAGTTCCAAAATCCGAAGAAGCAGAAGACTCCGAAGCCTATAGTGAACGATAAGAATACAGGAGAATGAACGTAATAAGGTGGCGCCATATCCAATGAAACATCTAGCCAACTCAGGCCAATAAGGAGTGATGAAACGACCATCAAAACCTCAAGATAATATACTGGTATCTCAAAGAGAGTTCTGCCGATTGAGACGAGTAACACAATTGTAGACAGAGATAGAAGAAATGCAAGGGTATTGCAAATCGTGAACACCAAGTAGCACTGTGAGTTGGTGTAGGCTAATATAGGAAATCCAGCGTGACgtactatataagggaaaaaacTACCATTGCCACCACTACTACTATTATAGTTTGAAACAATATCAGTAAACTTGAAGTCATCCAAAATTAAACCTTTTCCGATCATAGAAAGATCTTATCCGAAGTAGTTATATTCATTAGAGCTTTGACAAAATCTCTAACGTTATTACTTTGAGTACCATTCGGGGCAAAAAAACTAGTACTAAAATAACTAGCTCCCGTTTTCCTTCCTCCATTAATACTGTTACGACAAATAGCAGAATGAGGCAGGTAATTTCGCAGGTAAGAATCCAAACTACCAGACATAGAGGGAGAGCCGTACCGAACTTTTTAGAGGCCCAAATCGAATATGGGCCCTAAAAAAAATTCTGATCATTTACATAATAAATTTTGTAAATTGAAATGACTTACATAAAAGTAGCTAATCTACCCCTCCTTGTCATATAACAATTTTGTCCCTATTTTTGATGATCTACACAAATATATTTATCATATAACAATTTTGTCCCTCTTTATCTATAAATCCATTAGGGGCCCATCAACAATTTAGTGACTTCCAAATATACCCAACCTTTATACCTTATTGAAAGTAGGGACTTCTTCTTATCTTCCCGTACCATCTCTAATTCCGCCACCAATCCCACCATTTCCAACACCTCCTTCTATActtccatcaaatccaccacaagcagcagcaccaccacctCTTAAAAGATTGATTTAGATCGATTGATTAACCAAATCTAGTGATGAACCAACGAGAATTAGAGATGGTACtggatctgaaactgcagctaatgaaatggtagcattttttccatcagcatggatgcacatccattgttgatccaactgcaatggataaacttctactgttgatccaactgcaattgacaaacatccattgttgatccaactgaagtGGATCAACTACTTTGTTGATAAAAAAGTATCTGAACCAACGGTGGGGCGGTGggtgatcaactactgttgttgatccctaaattggatcaacatatGTTGTTGATTCTAAATTGGGTGGCGGTGGTGGcgacgacggtggtggtggtggccgcGGAGGTGGTGATTGCATTAGTGGTAGTGGGTGGGTGGCGGTggcggactggtggtggtggtggtggcggcggcggcgaactggtggtggtgatcgTTAGcgacggcggtggtggtggcggcggcggcggaggtggtggtggtggtggtggcggcggcggcggaggtggtggagtggtagtggaagaaatttattccattttgaaataaagaaaaaatattagaTATGTAAGGGTATTAAAGTAATctaatattaaatggataaggttattaaaaaaggagggacatatttattgttgcgTAAGAATATATTTGTAGGGAgttaaaagtagggacatataaataatgcaCACATTCATCAATTATTGCATCGTAATCAATGTTGTTCACGATATCTATCTCGATAAATAATATTGCTAGgtcattcaattttttttttttgtgacgtTTGCCGATCGAATGTAAGACTTCGTCAGCTTCAACTTTGTTTAGGAAATTTTCCGGGATGGTGAAAATGACTTAGCGAAAGCAAATTTACCGGCgacggtgaaaatgaccaaattaccctcGCCGGTAGCAAATTTTGGGgctactgtgaaaatgaccaaattacatTTTATAGGCATTTATTACTCTTAATCGGTACCGTTATACAATTATTTGATTCACCCATCTACAAACAAATGGAGATGTCCTAAATTAGTTAGGCTGTCGCAATTCAATGAATATCGAAGATGTCCTAAATTATCcggaagaaaatgaagttacacAGTTGTTAACCGATGATGAAATAATTGAGAACGTTATGGGAACTGATAAAGatgtggaagaagatgatgaaagttgTACGATAGAGCCCCCTTCACGAAATGACGCTATTAAAGAGGCAATCACCTTGAATAATTTCTTGTTGAGCTATGAAAAAACAACACCAAAAGTTCTTACAATGATAAGAAATATTAGGGATGAAATCCAATGCAATATTGATCTTAGCAAAAAACAGAAGAtaattaaatcatttttcaaaaaatcttcGTAAATCATTAGTGTATTGGATATATATAAtgtattattaatttatatttcatattgGGCTTATATAGgtaatcaaaaaaatattatcttataattttagcgaattattaatttggcacgttgtccccgATTCAGGACCGGCCAAAAATACTATTCAAAAGTTTATttaataatcgagtattaattaaaaaaattctaGTGTAAGAAGATGAATAGTTAGTAAAGATGTAGAAGAAGACACAGAAAGGAAGAGTTTCACGGATAAAACTTAGATCCGGAAAGAAACATTACGTGCAACTAATCCTACTACGACGCATTAGCGATTAATATGGGAAACCAATTTTTAATTATCATTAATGAGTAAGGATATAACAGGAAATCTCTTCTCATCGTTAAACAAAATTTAATTTATCGAGATTTTTGCACTTTCGATGGATAATCCCTTAATCCAAGATAAAAAAATTGAGTAATTTATTTTACCGAGATCTTCAACAAACTAATCATTATTCCTTGACTTATATATACGGGTATATAGGTTAACAAGACCCAAAAAAGCATAAAAACTGGAAACCATCAAATCGGAATCTGGTTTAATACAAAAATGGGATAAAATTGAACCAACAACCATCATAAAGACATCCGGTATAACGAAAAGCAGAGTAAGCTGCAATAAATAAAATCAGTTTTCCTACGGCCTTCGCGTCCATGCTGAAGAAGAGCGTTTTAAGATAATTAATAACTCCAATATGGTGGTTCCTCGTTCTCTTTCGTAGCTTCACTATCTTCCATGCAGTACTAATGATGAACCATAGTACTCCCAACACGCAGCAGACTCCCAAAAATAGTTGGAGTACCAAATACACACGAACTGCTCCAAGAAAATCTGGTATCATAGCTACTAATATCGAAAAATAACTGAAGGAAATGCATCCAATTGAAATACACATCAACACAACAAGAATTCGAACTTGGGTGACAGATGTTTCGATCATGAACCCACATATGACCAGAAATATTATAGTGAGAGACGCAAAAAAAGCAACTCCATTAGTAACCATGTACGCCATATAGTAGTCGGGCCATATGTAAGCTAATATAGGGCTTCCCGCAAATCGTATTAAATAAGGAAAGAAAATACCATTGCTACTATTCCCAGTACTGTTGTAATACGAAACAACCTCCGTAAACACGAAATCTTCTAGAATTAAACCGTAATCTGTCTCTTCAGAATAATAATTTTGTAGGTTCCTTAAATCCTTCACAAACTGAGTGGTATTATAATGACTCCTCCCTTTTTTCCCATTTCGGTGGATAGTATTGATATCATAATATGGCAAGTTGTCTTGTATGTACATATCCAAACCACCAGATATAGAGGTGCTATACATATGATCAACATAATAAGCAAAAGTAATGGGGTCAGTACCAGAGTGAACTATTGAATCATCTTGCCAAACCCCACCTGGTGGGTTCATTGCAGCTTGAAAGGCAATTCCTGCTATCAATGTTGCCACCACCATTAATGCATTTACCCTGTCTTTCAGCCCTTTATGATCACTATTTTTAGACAAGGTTTGACTCTTATGCtggtggtggcgtacatggtAACCATAAAACCCAAATTTTAGATCACTCTGTTCAGATTCCGATAAAATATCCAAGGCTTTGAGTCGCCTTTTGTTTACGATATTTATATCAATTCTTACATAACTATTCAGCAGTAAATAATTTGTAATCTGCAAAGATAGTTAAGTTAATCAATATCCCAATACATGTTGTACATGATAATGATATGTCGGGACGAGAAATATATTATTATGGAATCTTAGATTAAGAAGTTTAATTGTATACCTCCATATTCCCAATTTCCGCAGCAAGATGCAAGATTGTGTTGTCATCGTTGTTCGTGGAGTTGATAGATATAGGATTTGGATTTTGCTCTGGAAGTGGCGCATGCACCAACTTCTTTACCAATAGCTTAAGAGTCTTCAGATT
This Papaver somniferum cultivar HN1 unplaced genomic scaffold, ASM357369v1 unplaced-scaffold_84, whole genome shotgun sequence DNA region includes the following protein-coding sequences:
- the LOC113345837 gene encoding uncharacterized protein LOC113345837; protein product: MWNQLQNMFSNEENSRLDNLDETFTSFCRTPLHIAAMSGDVNIASKILSMVPEGLDLSLKQDSNGFTPLHLASVRTSIPMVRLLMEAKPDACIVQDGDGRTPLHLAAMKNQVEIMKLLMEGLPAAIHLRNHQNGETILHFCVKNNTNLKTLKLLVKKLVHAPLPEQNPNPISINSTNNDDNTILHLAAEIGNMEITNYLLLNSYVRIDINIVNKRRLKALDILSESEQSDLKFGFYGYHVRHHQHKSQTLSKNSDHKGLKDRVNALMVVATLIAGIAFQAAMNPPGGVWQDDSIVHSGTDPITFAYYVDHMYSTSISGGLDMYIQDNLPYYDINTIHRNGKKGRSHYNTTQFVKDLRNLQNYYSEETDYGLILEDFVFTEVVSYYNSTGNSSNGIFFPYLIRFAGSPILAYIWPDYYMAYMVTNGVAFFASLTIIFLVICGFMIETSVTQVRILVVLMCISIGCISFSYFSILVAMIPDFLGAVRVYLVLQLFLGVCCVLGVLWFIISTAWKIVKLRKRTRNHHIGVINYLKTLFFSMDAKAVGKLILFIAAYSAFRYTGCLYDGCWFNFIPFLY